The following coding sequences are from one Candidatus Anaeroferrophillus wilburensis window:
- a CDS encoding PD-(D/E)XK nuclease family protein, whose amino-acid sequence MGILSYLVAHFRQIPVAQRPEHLLLLPTKNLLEQFQFRLTKACGTTLLPYCYTLATFIQDYGQIYISPLPGAGRLALLHQITAGKSFAHFAPGSEKALLSLWDDFVLAGHIGSAEEMLSGSFLSRIRKKLAPTLTRSATYQSYMADYLEEFNEIFCHYLTLLAAKNLHDPQLISRRQIQRTISQLPMITSRLQCSVADLYDAPPVQMDLLRHLAKAGARFLFSGYRFTDRGMLPQLMSHLKSEQIIWCSPPAKRLLQRAASPQQPSSKEPPTDPIVGRVFPSIAAECSYVIHRALALVSSGMPPEEITIVIADQHHYKEIFYSLLHALPTDRLPMEIFSFNLKRQISATAMTIFIEALLRLAGGAPLSTQLLLEVIESPYFALFFPNRESGGETIETGKKLLRQELADQTITTINDLDILGKREKDPQLQQGITALKAAQSVFPPRASLAHYVKTITDLIDQSTGLLSNLYENAGREQLATIAADLQQLGIETIHTPASFHAFFRTIMAEEETGLDYDYLSGIQVLDPRDAKGIATQALFLIGNSSRSFLGRHRHRCRFTGRQQDMLSFVSPAQEEILQRFTVFSLANNCRQTWLTRALEIDGRIKEASIFVKELTWAGMETLMPDVELVWRTGRSERSAGKTKITADSTNLIPIKQLPKRLSGHQATSLFQCPARYLFDGLKLNAPTLRDQRLDPLGEGAILHRITEELGKCSPQPATKAAILARIRDISQAMEITWEERMLFSFLEKSGAWDRLADFLLASGSCLAVEEWVAADLSVLAGQPLQGVGKIDRRDHGPGGVRLVDYKRNQIPSAKAVTSFADVQLLFYALLKSLQGETIDRVAYYSIRKRRANCTEVEAAPLLSAFSTILKQQLDGIPAAGGYRKNISRTCVRCPYQEICLDETQLRLFNEN is encoded by the coding sequence ATGGGGATTCTCTCTTATCTGGTTGCCCACTTCCGACAAATCCCCGTAGCCCAGCGGCCGGAGCACCTGCTGCTGCTGCCCACCAAAAATCTTCTTGAACAGTTCCAGTTCAGACTCACCAAGGCCTGCGGAACCACCCTGCTGCCCTACTGCTACACCCTGGCAACCTTTATCCAGGACTACGGCCAGATCTACATCTCGCCACTTCCCGGAGCCGGCAGGCTGGCATTGCTGCACCAGATAACCGCCGGCAAATCCTTTGCCCATTTTGCCCCTGGCAGTGAAAAGGCCCTGCTTTCCCTCTGGGATGACTTTGTCCTCGCCGGGCACATTGGCAGCGCCGAAGAGATGCTCTCCGGCAGCTTTCTCAGCCGGATCAGGAAAAAACTGGCCCCAACCTTAACCCGCTCCGCCACCTACCAGTCCTACATGGCAGACTACCTGGAGGAGTTCAACGAGATTTTCTGCCATTACCTCACCCTGCTGGCGGCAAAAAACCTCCACGACCCGCAGTTGATCAGCCGCCGTCAAATCCAGCGCACCATCAGCCAGCTGCCGATGATCACCAGCCGGCTGCAGTGCAGTGTCGCCGACCTTTACGATGCCCCGCCGGTACAGATGGACCTTCTGCGTCACCTGGCAAAGGCCGGAGCCCGGTTTCTGTTCAGCGGCTACCGATTTACTGACCGCGGTATGCTGCCCCAGCTTATGAGCCACCTAAAGTCTGAACAAATCATTTGGTGCAGTCCGCCGGCAAAAAGGCTCCTTCAGCGGGCGGCATCGCCGCAACAACCAAGCAGCAAAGAACCGCCAACCGATCCGATCGTCGGCCGGGTTTTCCCGTCGATCGCGGCCGAATGCTCCTATGTCATTCATCGGGCGCTGGCCCTGGTGAGTAGCGGAATGCCGCCCGAAGAGATCACCATTGTCATTGCCGATCAACACCACTACAAGGAAATTTTTTACAGCCTCCTCCATGCCCTGCCCACCGACCGGCTGCCCATGGAGATTTTTTCCTTCAACCTCAAACGGCAGATCTCGGCAACGGCAATGACCATTTTCATTGAAGCGCTGCTGAGGCTGGCAGGGGGAGCACCCCTTTCGACGCAGCTGCTCTTGGAAGTTATTGAATCACCCTACTTTGCCCTGTTTTTCCCGAATCGGGAAAGCGGAGGCGAAACCATCGAAACCGGCAAAAAACTTCTGCGGCAGGAACTGGCCGATCAAACGATCACGACCATCAATGATCTTGACATCCTGGGAAAACGGGAGAAAGACCCGCAGCTGCAGCAGGGGATCACGGCGCTGAAAGCAGCCCAGAGCGTATTCCCACCCCGGGCATCCCTGGCGCACTACGTGAAAACCATCACCGACTTGATTGACCAAAGCACCGGCCTGCTGAGCAATCTCTATGAAAACGCCGGCCGGGAGCAGCTGGCCACAATCGCCGCCGATCTGCAGCAGCTCGGCATCGAAACCATACACACGCCGGCCTCTTTCCATGCTTTTTTCCGTACCATTATGGCAGAAGAAGAAACGGGGCTCGACTACGACTACCTTTCCGGCATCCAGGTTCTCGACCCCCGCGACGCCAAAGGTATCGCCACCCAGGCACTGTTTCTGATCGGCAACTCCTCACGTTCTTTTCTCGGCCGCCACCGGCACCGCTGCCGGTTCACCGGCCGCCAGCAGGACATGCTGTCCTTCGTCAGCCCCGCCCAGGAGGAGATCCTGCAGCGATTTACTGTTTTCTCCCTGGCAAACAACTGCCGGCAGACCTGGCTGACCAGGGCACTGGAAATTGACGGCAGGATCAAAGAGGCCAGCATTTTTGTCAAAGAACTGACCTGGGCCGGCATGGAAACCCTGATGCCGGACGTTGAACTGGTCTGGAGGACAGGCCGCAGCGAAAGAAGTGCAGGAAAAACGAAAATAACGGCTGACAGCACCAACCTGATCCCCATCAAACAGCTGCCAAAGCGGCTCAGCGGTCACCAAGCCACCAGTTTGTTTCAATGCCCGGCCCGCTACCTTTTCGACGGCCTCAAGCTGAACGCCCCGACCCTGCGGGACCAGCGCCTCGACCCGCTGGGCGAAGGCGCCATCCTCCACCGGATTACCGAAGAACTGGGAAAATGCAGCCCGCAGCCGGCCACCAAAGCGGCGATCCTGGCCCGAATCCGTGACATAAGCCAAGCGATGGAAATCACCTGGGAGGAAAGGATGCTTTTTTCCTTTCTCGAAAAAAGCGGCGCCTGGGACCGACTGGCGGATTTCCTGCTGGCAAGCGGCAGCTGTCTGGCGGTTGAGGAGTGGGTTGCTGCCGACCTGAGCGTGCTTGCCGGCCAGCCGCTGCAGGGGGTGGGCAAAATTGACCGCCGCGATCACGGCCCCGGCGGCGTACGGCTGGTGGACTACAAACGCAACCAGATTCCCTCCGCCAAGGCCGTCACCTCGTTTGCCGACGTTCAGCTGCTGTTTTATGCCCTGTTGAAATCCCTGCAGGGCGAAACGATCGACCGGGTTGCCTACTATTCCATCCGCAAACGGCGGGCCAACTGCACCGAAGTGGAAGCCGCACCCCTGCTGTCAGCGTTCAGCACCATCCTCAAACAGCAGCTTGACGGCATTCCGGCAGCCGGCGGCTACCGGAAAAACATCTCCCGAACCTGCGTTCGCTGTCCCTACCAGGAAATCTGTCTTGATGAAACCCAGCTGAGGCTGTTCAATGAAAACTGA
- a CDS encoding UvrD-helicase domain-containing protein — protein MKTEPFNPYVSFTISAAAGSGKTYQLAGRYLHLVAAGARLEEIVCCTFTNKAAEEMKNRIIDNALQLLADPEAQQLFDAQMNRWAAAAEIAVGYPRTAAQTAGMILESSETIQVVTIDAFFSSLARQYAPELGLPPEAEIADALTVEDLKQEVWQELSRVIYHTPGLQQDYEAYLQATTGRGGHLCRHYIEQLHQQRSELQAYGCTITEALDKLLLEEPSIDAVRQQFYLAAIAVLTTFGDDPAFLPYRETFAEPLAAAIASLRHDQPLPEIAAGLIQAGLLTTIDFSSYHCPDRFSLSKGRLRRAEIKALIDECNLELANALRPYRQALLIPIYNRTLRLISTLYDIYATRYKKLKQRLKLLEFSDLGPAAMELWSAPAWEGIRFHLLSGIRHLLLDEFQDTSRLQWDVFRHLLNEAMLTGESIFADFSLFLVGDEKQSIYAFRNADYRVLADAEKAASHHPRAISHPLNDSFRSSTLLLDFINRLFATVNQHHPDTIPFTPHNRHPDTWPLTGGSLTLYHPCRGTDDEELPTSGISEEALFVADTINRLLADHRPLVREAINGTIVQRRITPGDITILYRKRQGINRLLHELTSRQIPAVREDEGGFFQQPEIRDCMALISLMADPADDLALLRLLHSPLNRQPVALTYELMEHRLAADGTSLLHDYLATGEKSALARALTSTVLKNQGLPLGQRVALFQEITAARQCYQRHSNDRRPAANLDRFLSLIASSDYHSAIEARVHLQKLQHADDLSGSLGEQQHAVRLMTIHRAKGLQNHVIFLFNTAAGMRTDNGMVINRGLSRDQFPLLFLPQAKEDLPPVDFLEEMQQINLQENFREEMRVLYVALTRATQHLFITSNGKEDTEQPEILQFMAASLAAMGAATVDLWGEPCLAGMAAPHPQPAAAMEPAARSGSNRERLSLDPEVLRSFRRLGRRTPSGEPAVPPPIETGQASGSDRLLGLIVHRVLEEELKGLTPSLSAICQAWAPADQREAYREKAAIMLTRIRQHHDYLQLKEQPAAAEVSVSSLDSSGRYLLGRLDVLLADGQQAVALDFKTGGTDQAQLIIYRDLLAEIFPQGRVAVLQAKENAKETQKPFEIKW, from the coding sequence ATGAAAACTGAACCGTTCAATCCCTATGTTTCATTTACCATTTCGGCGGCCGCCGGCAGCGGCAAAACCTACCAGCTGGCCGGCCGTTACCTGCACCTGGTGGCCGCCGGCGCCCGGCTGGAAGAGATTGTCTGCTGCACCTTTACCAATAAAGCTGCCGAGGAGATGAAAAACCGGATCATCGATAACGCCCTGCAGCTGCTTGCCGACCCCGAAGCCCAACAGCTGTTTGATGCGCAGATGAACCGGTGGGCCGCGGCGGCAGAGATCGCCGTCGGCTATCCCCGGACAGCCGCCCAAACGGCAGGCATGATTCTCGAAAGCAGTGAAACCATCCAGGTGGTCACCATCGACGCCTTTTTTTCATCTCTTGCCCGCCAATACGCCCCGGAACTCGGCCTGCCGCCGGAGGCTGAGATTGCCGATGCCCTCACCGTTGAAGATCTTAAACAGGAGGTATGGCAAGAGTTGAGCCGGGTCATCTATCACACCCCCGGCCTGCAGCAGGACTATGAAGCCTATCTCCAGGCAACCACCGGCCGCGGCGGCCACCTCTGCCGCCACTATATTGAACAACTGCACCAGCAGCGTTCGGAACTGCAGGCCTACGGCTGCACCATAACCGAAGCGCTGGACAAGCTGCTGCTGGAAGAGCCATCGATCGACGCCGTCAGGCAGCAGTTTTATCTGGCGGCCATCGCGGTGCTCACCACCTTTGGCGATGATCCGGCCTTTTTGCCCTACCGGGAAACCTTTGCCGAACCATTGGCGGCGGCAATTGCGTCGTTGCGGCACGATCAGCCGCTGCCGGAGATCGCCGCGGGCCTCATCCAGGCCGGGCTGCTCACCACCATCGATTTCAGCAGCTACCACTGTCCCGACCGTTTCAGCCTCAGCAAGGGCCGCCTGCGGCGGGCGGAGATCAAGGCGCTGATCGACGAATGCAATCTGGAGCTGGCCAACGCCTTGCGACCCTACCGCCAGGCACTGCTGATCCCGATCTACAACCGCACCCTCCGGCTGATCAGCACGTTGTACGACATCTACGCAACTCGCTATAAAAAGCTGAAACAACGGCTGAAACTGTTGGAATTCAGTGATCTGGGACCGGCAGCCATGGAGTTATGGTCCGCTCCGGCTTGGGAAGGCATCCGCTTTCACCTGCTCTCCGGCATCCGGCACCTGCTCCTGGATGAATTCCAGGACACCTCGCGGCTCCAGTGGGATGTTTTCCGGCATCTGTTAAACGAGGCGATGCTGACCGGCGAAAGCATTTTCGCCGATTTTTCCCTTTTTCTGGTGGGCGATGAAAAACAATCCATCTATGCTTTTCGCAATGCTGACTACCGGGTTCTCGCTGATGCCGAAAAAGCCGCCAGCCACCATCCCCGGGCAATCAGCCACCCGTTGAATGATTCATTCCGCTCATCCACCCTGCTCCTAGATTTTATCAATCGACTTTTTGCCACCGTCAATCAGCACCATCCCGACACCATCCCCTTCACCCCCCACAACCGCCACCCCGACACCTGGCCGCTCACCGGCGGTTCACTGACCCTTTACCATCCCTGCAGGGGCACTGATGACGAAGAGTTGCCGACCAGCGGGATCAGTGAGGAAGCGCTGTTCGTGGCCGATACAATCAATCGGCTGCTTGCCGACCACCGGCCGCTGGTCCGCGAGGCGATCAACGGCACCATCGTCCAGCGTCGCATAACCCCGGGAGATATCACCATCCTCTACCGCAAACGGCAGGGAATTAACCGGCTGCTGCATGAACTAACCAGCCGGCAGATTCCGGCAGTCAGGGAGGATGAAGGGGGATTTTTCCAGCAGCCCGAAATCAGAGACTGCATGGCGCTCATTTCCCTGATGGCGGACCCTGCCGATGACCTGGCGCTTTTACGGCTTTTACACTCCCCCTTGAACCGCCAGCCAGTAGCACTCACGTATGAGCTCATGGAACACCGCCTGGCCGCCGACGGCACCAGCCTGCTCCACGATTACCTGGCAACCGGCGAAAAATCAGCCCTTGCCCGGGCCCTGACCAGCACTGTCCTCAAAAATCAGGGATTGCCCCTTGGCCAACGGGTGGCCCTGTTTCAGGAAATTACCGCCGCCAGGCAATGCTACCAACGCCACAGCAATGACCGGCGGCCGGCCGCCAACCTGGACCGCTTTCTGTCACTGATCGCCAGCAGCGACTACCACTCCGCCATCGAAGCCCGCGTTCACCTGCAGAAGCTGCAGCATGCCGACGATCTCAGCGGCTCCCTAGGGGAACAACAGCATGCCGTCCGGTTGATGACCATTCATCGAGCCAAAGGCTTGCAGAATCATGTCATCTTCCTCTTCAATACTGCCGCCGGGATGAGGACCGACAATGGGATGGTCATCAACCGGGGGCTTTCCCGCGATCAGTTCCCTCTGCTTTTTCTGCCCCAAGCCAAAGAAGATCTGCCGCCGGTTGACTTTCTGGAGGAGATGCAGCAGATCAACCTCCAGGAAAATTTCCGTGAAGAGATGCGGGTGCTCTATGTGGCCCTGACCAGGGCCACCCAGCATCTGTTCATCACCAGCAACGGCAAGGAAGACACTGAACAGCCGGAAATACTCCAGTTCATGGCAGCATCGTTGGCCGCCATGGGCGCCGCAACCGTCGACCTCTGGGGTGAGCCATGCCTGGCCGGCATGGCGGCTCCCCACCCCCAGCCGGCCGCCGCCATGGAACCTGCCGCCCGCTCCGGCAGTAACAGAGAAAGGCTCTCTCTTGACCCGGAGGTTCTCCGATCATTCCGCCGTCTCGGTCGCCGGACACCAAGCGGCGAACCGGCAGTGCCGCCGCCAATCGAAACCGGGCAGGCGTCCGGCTCCGACCGCCTCCTCGGGTTGATCGTCCACCGGGTTCTGGAGGAGGAGTTGAAGGGACTGACGCCGTCACTGTCGGCAATCTGTCAGGCCTGGGCACCGGCCGACCAGCGGGAAGCATACCGGGAAAAGGCCGCTATAATGCTGACCCGGATCCGCCAACATCACGACTATCTGCAGCTGAAAGAACAACCAGCGGCAGCGGAAGTGTCTGTTAGCAGCCTGGATAGTAGCGGCCGCTATCTCCTGGGCCGCCTTGATGTGCTGCTGGCCGATGGGCAGCAGGCCGTCGCGCTGGATTTCAAAACCGGCGGCACCGATCAGGCGCAGCTGATCATCTATCGGGATTTGCTGGCTGAAATCTTTCCCCAAGGTAGGGTTGCCGTGCTGCAGGCAAAAGAAAATGCTAAAGAAACGCAAAAACCTTTCGAGATAAAGTGGTAA
- a CDS encoding diguanylate cyclase: protein MAESRETDFLLQRFQELQCLYGIHLLIGSSESSLETVIQQAAAIIPSAWDSQTIAGCRVHLASHDCMVLHGEPTPHKESCTFPDAHTTKGIVEVYYAEEKGGNGRTSLLPEIAGHLARMIDQKQLNQTIKQINDELVETNQQLEAAIEHANMMAIEAEITNIELTQIFNTSADSMWVVGTDFKILRVNNKLQQLIGLQEQEIVGRHCDSLLSHSICRGDECPLQRIKKGAKAIEYDLEAFAKPEAVPCIMTATPLKGLDQELIGIVVGFKDITDRKKAEKDLQQANEKLQQLVTIDGLTKIANRRRFDEYLLHEWQRLKRDRLPLSLIMVDIDFFKLYNDTYGHQAGDECLQTVAKVIEQQAKRPADLAARYGGEEFAIILPNTDAKGACQLAEQILQAVENLQLTHYGSPVNSHVTISLGISTAVPHADYTPTQLVACADHGLYKAKEGGRNRIAFQEFDRSCTHKLP, encoded by the coding sequence GTGGCAGAAAGCAGAGAAACAGATTTTTTACTGCAGCGATTTCAGGAGTTGCAGTGTCTCTATGGCATTCACCTCCTGATTGGCAGCAGTGAGTCATCGTTGGAAACTGTTATCCAGCAGGCGGCGGCCATCATCCCCTCCGCCTGGGACAGCCAGACGATTGCCGGTTGCCGCGTTCATCTGGCATCCCACGATTGCATGGTCCTGCACGGAGAGCCAACACCCCATAAGGAAAGCTGCACCTTTCCCGATGCTCACACCACCAAAGGCATCGTTGAGGTGTATTATGCCGAAGAAAAGGGAGGTAACGGCCGCACCTCGCTGTTGCCGGAAATTGCCGGGCATCTGGCCCGGATGATCGACCAGAAACAGCTGAACCAAACAATCAAGCAGATAAACGATGAGCTGGTGGAAACCAACCAGCAGCTGGAAGCGGCCATCGAACATGCCAACATGATGGCCATTGAAGCGGAGATCACCAACATAGAGCTGACCCAGATATTCAACACCTCCGCCGACAGCATGTGGGTGGTCGGCACCGACTTCAAGATTCTACGGGTCAACAATAAATTGCAGCAACTGATCGGTCTGCAGGAACAGGAAATTGTCGGCCGGCACTGTGATTCTTTACTCTCGCACTCCATCTGCCGAGGGGACGAATGCCCGTTGCAGCGGATAAAGAAGGGCGCAAAAGCCATTGAATACGATCTTGAAGCATTTGCAAAACCGGAAGCGGTTCCCTGCATTATGACTGCCACCCCCTTAAAGGGCCTTGATCAGGAACTAATCGGTATTGTCGTCGGCTTCAAAGATATCACTGACCGCAAAAAAGCGGAAAAAGACCTGCAGCAGGCTAATGAAAAATTGCAGCAGCTGGTCACCATTGACGGCCTGACAAAAATCGCCAATCGCCGCCGTTTTGATGAATATCTACTGCATGAGTGGCAGCGCCTCAAGCGCGACCGGCTTCCCCTGTCACTGATCATGGTGGATATCGACTTTTTCAAACTTTACAATGACACCTATGGCCATCAGGCAGGCGATGAATGCCTGCAGACGGTTGCCAAGGTCATTGAGCAGCAGGCCAAGCGGCCCGCCGACCTGGCGGCCCGTTATGGCGGCGAAGAATTTGCCATTATTCTGCCCAACACCGATGCAAAGGGAGCCTGTCAGCTGGCTGAACAGATCCTGCAGGCAGTTGAAAACCTGCAGCTGACACATTACGGTTCACCGGTAAACTCCCATGTCACCATCAGCCTGGGAATCTCGACCGCTGTACCCCATGCCGACTATACCCCCACCCAGCTGGTTGCCTGTGCCGACCACGGACTCTATAAGGCAAAGGAAGGGGGACGAAACCGGATAGCATTCCAGGAATTTGACCGCTCCTGCACCCATAAACTACCCTGA
- a CDS encoding tRNA (cytidine(34)-2'-O)-methyltransferase yields the protein MRTLPPFHIVLVEPEIPPNTGNIARLCAATGTILHLVGKLGFSLDNRDLKRAGLDYWSAVTVNRWQDLATLQAHYPAGRFWYTSKKSATTYVNADFKAGDLLVFGKETMGLPETLLAANRSRAITIPMTGNAVRSLNLSTAAGVILYEALRQTGQLD from the coding sequence ATGCGCACCCTGCCGCCCTTTCATATCGTTCTGGTGGAACCGGAAATCCCCCCCAACACCGGCAATATCGCCCGTCTCTGCGCCGCTACCGGCACCATTCTGCACTTGGTGGGCAAACTGGGATTTTCCCTTGACAACCGGGACCTGAAACGGGCCGGGCTTGATTACTGGTCGGCGGTAACCGTCAATCGCTGGCAGGATCTGGCAACCTTGCAGGCACATTACCCGGCCGGGCGCTTCTGGTACACGTCAAAAAAGTCGGCGACAACCTACGTGAACGCTGATTTTAAAGCAGGGGATTTGCTGGTATTCGGCAAGGAGACCATGGGGCTGCCGGAAACCCTGCTGGCGGCCAATAGATCCCGGGCGATCACCATTCCCATGACCGGCAACGCCGTGCGCAGCCTTAACCTGTCAACCGCTGCCGGCGTTATTCTCTATGAGGCATTGCGTCAGACCGGCCAGCTGGATTAG
- a CDS encoding ABC-F family ATP-binding cassette domain-containing protein, whose product MISITELSKQYGGGYLFSKVNLRFDPGKRYGIVGANGAGKSTLLRLISGREAADHGEITVPGKVSVGTVNQDHFAFEDTTIMATVLQGQPVLAAALEEKEQLLQQTEPSPARLIELEEIIAHYDGYLAESRIAAMLEGLGIPAVKHQQPMRVLSGGYKLRVLLAQCLFGQPDVLLLDEPTNHLDIFSIHWLEEYLCSYAGVVLVVSHDRRFLNNVCTHIADIDYGTIKLYPGNYDQFLAAKAQDDLMRQQEAAKAEKRIDDLQQFVTRFKGKASKARQAQSKVKQIERLEKAIEAPVYSSRAYPLIAFTSRRPPGKVVLEVEGLQKSFGDLMVLDNVSFTVYRNDKIAILGPNGVGKSTLLKILMGQLQADGGTYSWGYKTYPDYFSQDHREVIAGNTTAYEFLYSVDPGATIGTIRGVLGNFLFSGDDVHKRTEALSGGEAARLVLAKLVLQHGNVLVLDEPSNHLDMESIESFIRALEAFDGTVLLVSHNRYLVDRVATRILELRPKQMEMFDGNYQEFLEKVGTDHLAAQVDLAARPVAAAKPADYRETKQQKKKNAASRQAYHKAAKPLVEQSRQLEAEIARLEAEIATIEILFADPRFFQTTAADEVRRQDEQKQQLEGRLADCYNQWETVNLDIETLKKDFNLLP is encoded by the coding sequence ATGATCAGTATTACCGAACTAAGCAAACAATACGGTGGCGGATACCTTTTCTCCAAGGTCAACCTGCGCTTTGACCCCGGCAAGCGCTATGGCATTGTCGGGGCCAACGGAGCCGGCAAGTCAACCCTGCTGCGTTTGATCAGTGGTCGGGAAGCGGCCGACCACGGGGAGATTACGGTGCCCGGCAAAGTGAGCGTCGGCACCGTCAATCAGGACCATTTCGCATTTGAGGACACCACGATTATGGCCACCGTTCTCCAGGGACAGCCGGTGTTGGCAGCCGCCCTGGAGGAAAAGGAGCAGTTGCTGCAGCAGACAGAGCCATCGCCGGCCCGCTTGATTGAGCTGGAAGAGATTATTGCCCATTATGACGGCTACCTGGCTGAGAGCAGGATCGCCGCCATGCTGGAAGGCCTGGGGATTCCGGCGGTGAAGCACCAGCAGCCCATGCGGGTGCTGTCCGGAGGCTATAAACTCAGGGTGTTGTTGGCTCAGTGCCTCTTTGGTCAGCCGGATGTCCTGTTATTGGATGAGCCAACCAACCATCTGGATATTTTTTCCATCCATTGGTTGGAAGAGTATCTCTGCTCCTATGCCGGTGTCGTGCTGGTTGTTTCCCATGACCGGCGCTTTCTGAATAATGTTTGCACCCATATTGCTGATATCGACTATGGCACCATCAAGCTGTACCCCGGTAATTACGATCAATTTCTGGCTGCCAAAGCCCAAGATGATCTCATGCGTCAGCAGGAGGCGGCCAAGGCGGAGAAACGGATTGATGATCTGCAGCAGTTTGTCACCCGCTTTAAAGGTAAGGCGAGCAAAGCTCGCCAGGCACAGAGTAAAGTGAAACAGATAGAGCGGCTGGAAAAAGCGATTGAAGCGCCGGTCTACAGTTCCCGGGCCTATCCGCTTATTGCCTTTACCTCCCGAAGGCCACCGGGGAAAGTGGTGCTGGAAGTGGAGGGCCTGCAGAAATCCTTTGGTGATCTGATGGTACTTGATAATGTCAGTTTTACCGTCTACCGCAATGATAAGATTGCCATCCTGGGTCCCAACGGGGTGGGGAAATCAACCCTGCTGAAAATTCTCATGGGTCAGCTGCAGGCTGACGGTGGAACCTACAGCTGGGGGTATAAAACCTATCCGGACTACTTTTCCCAGGACCACCGGGAGGTGATTGCCGGCAATACGACTGCCTATGAGTTTCTCTACAGTGTTGATCCCGGAGCTACCATCGGCACTATTCGGGGGGTGTTGGGTAATTTTCTTTTCTCCGGTGATGACGTCCATAAGCGCACCGAGGCGCTGTCCGGGGGCGAGGCGGCCCGTCTGGTGCTTGCCAAGTTGGTGCTGCAGCACGGCAACGTCCTGGTTTTGGATGAACCGAGCAACCATCTGGATATGGAGTCGATCGAATCCTTTATCCGCGCTCTTGAGGCGTTTGACGGTACGGTGTTGCTGGTCAGCCACAATCGTTATCTTGTTGATCGGGTGGCAACCAGAATTCTGGAACTGCGTCCCAAGCAGATGGAGATGTTTGACGGTAATTATCAGGAGTTTCTTGAAAAGGTGGGGACTGATCATCTGGCGGCCCAGGTTGATCTGGCTGCCAGGCCGGTGGCGGCAGCCAAACCAGCCGATTATCGGGAAACAAAACAGCAAAAGAAAAAAAATGCCGCCAGCCGTCAGGCTTATCATAAAGCCGCCAAACCGCTGGTGGAGCAAAGCCGCCAGCTGGAGGCGGAGATTGCCCGGCTGGAGGCGGAGATTGCCACAATTGAAATCCTTTTTGCCGACCCCCGGTTTTTTCAGACAACCGCCGCCGACGAGGTCAGACGTCAGGATGAGCAGAAACAGCAGCTGGAAGGCCGCCTGGCCGATTGTTATAATCAGTGGGAAACTGTAAACCTGGACATCGAAACGCTGAAGAAAGATTTTAATCTCCTGCCCTAA
- a CDS encoding septal ring lytic transglycosylase RlpA family protein, with protein sequence MKPRGKNQACGFCRRSRSHRPAYLGIAAGLLLVILLWVACSPVRTTYQVTKGTVKTTWKALDLATDLTGGTVRTVYKIGKFTFDVVMAPDYWPMTQDLETIDGLSPKEAIRQGRVKNSPYSIHGQRYAPMSVAASQTYCEEGVASWYGYETRRQKGGHMTANGEAFDPLKPTAAHKLLPLPIHVRVTNLENGRSMIVRVNDRGPFVAGRIIDLSAGASRELGFYDQGTARVRVETVELN encoded by the coding sequence ATGAAGCCACGAGGGAAAAACCAGGCATGCGGGTTTTGCCGCCGATCACGCTCTCACCGGCCGGCATACCTGGGGATTGCCGCCGGCCTGTTGCTAGTCATCCTGCTGTGGGTAGCCTGCAGCCCGGTAAGGACCACCTATCAGGTTACCAAAGGAACGGTGAAAACAACTTGGAAAGCTCTTGATCTGGCCACTGACCTCACTGGCGGCACCGTCAGAACCGTCTACAAGATCGGCAAATTCACCTTCGATGTGGTTATGGCTCCGGACTACTGGCCCATGACCCAGGACCTGGAAACTATTGACGGACTCTCACCGAAAGAAGCCATTCGTCAGGGACGGGTAAAAAACTCGCCCTATAGCATTCACGGCCAACGGTATGCGCCCATGTCGGTTGCTGCGTCCCAGACCTACTGCGAGGAAGGGGTCGCTTCCTGGTATGGCTATGAAACCAGGCGACAGAAAGGTGGCCATATGACTGCCAACGGGGAAGCCTTCGACCCCCTCAAGCCGACTGCCGCCCATAAACTGCTGCCGCTGCCCATCCATGTCCGGGTTACCAATCTGGAAAATGGCCGGTCAATGATTGTCCGGGTCAATGATCGTGGACCCTTTGTCGCCGGTCGCATCATTGACCTCAGTGCCGGAGCCAGCAGAGAGCTGGGGTTTTATGATCAAGGCACCGCCCGGGTAAGGGTTGAAACCGTAGAACTCAACTGA